One Actinomycetota bacterium DNA segment encodes these proteins:
- a CDS encoding pirin family protein translates to MARRRVPHRRGAPVTSTTSGATSGAVYDRGYRPYDGPRGGRRAVRLALFRVSVRRALGLRRPWRQKVAPFLLLGVAVIPAVVNVGIGYVTRDSPPIGFEFITYRDYVVVSSSLFLLFVALTGPDVLCPDRRNKVLPLLFARPLTGADYVAAKLGAIATIVFAFGVIPQIVLFGGQMLVRDRALDYLRDNAEVLWQVPAAVAVVAIYYAAIVLAISSLTGRRIVAAAVFIGLMFATATVSAILVGDTSQQFNQGSVAGLIDLAALPLHLRDLLFLGHLDPEGPLGGVAKGGLFAVGTYAAVLSVALVVLFVRYRWEDR, encoded by the coding sequence ATCGCTCGACGACGTGTTCCTCACCGCCGCGGGGCACCCGTGACATCCACAACCAGTGGCGCCACGAGTGGAGCCGTCTACGACCGCGGCTACCGGCCCTACGACGGCCCACGGGGTGGCCGTCGCGCGGTCCGGCTCGCCCTGTTCCGCGTGTCGGTGCGCCGCGCCCTCGGGCTGCGCCGGCCGTGGCGCCAGAAGGTCGCGCCGTTCCTGCTCCTCGGCGTCGCGGTGATCCCCGCCGTGGTCAACGTCGGCATCGGGTACGTCACGCGCGACAGCCCACCGATCGGCTTCGAGTTCATCACGTATCGCGACTACGTGGTCGTCTCGAGCTCACTCTTCCTCCTGTTCGTGGCGCTCACGGGGCCCGACGTGCTCTGTCCCGACCGCCGCAACAAGGTGTTGCCGCTGCTGTTCGCCCGCCCGTTGACGGGTGCGGACTACGTGGCGGCGAAGCTCGGCGCGATCGCAACCATCGTGTTCGCTTTCGGCGTCATCCCCCAGATCGTGCTCTTCGGCGGCCAGATGCTGGTGCGCGACCGCGCGCTCGACTACCTGCGCGACAACGCCGAGGTGCTTTGGCAGGTTCCTGCAGCGGTCGCGGTCGTTGCCATCTACTACGCGGCGATCGTGCTGGCCATCTCGTCGCTGACCGGCCGTCGCATCGTGGCTGCCGCGGTCTTCATCGGCCTCATGTTCGCCACCGCGACCGTCTCGGCGATCCTCGTCGGAGACACCTCGCAGCAGTTCAACCAGGGGAGCGTCGCCGGGCTCATCGACCTCGCGGCGCTCCCCTTGCACCTGCGCGATCTGCTGTTCCTCGGCCATCTCGACCCCGAGGGCCCGCTCGGCGGTGTTGCGAAAGGCGGGCTGTTCGCCGTGGGCACCTACGCCGCCGTGCTCTCCGTGGCGCTCGTCGTTCTCTTCGTCCGTTACCGCTGGGAGGACCGATGA
- a CDS encoding ABC transporter ATP-binding protein has translation MTVEPLVRATALTKRFGSVTALDALTVDIPHGRTGLVGANGAGKTTFFRLLLGLGRATSGRLEVGGHAVDDDPIGVRSTIGYMPEHDCLPLDQTAADVAATFAELSGLPPRAARQRASDVLDLVGLDEARFRPIAGFSTGMRQRTKLAQALVADPQLLLLDEPTAGLDPTGREEMLALVARVGTFGISVLLATHLLDDVQQVCDNVVMIDGGALVVAGATEGLVQRTGMVVVDVGDRGGELVSALVARGMNATVVDDTVEVTVTAVDDVDTIRDAIADLGLPLHRLSNRFRSLDDVFLTAAGHP, from the coding sequence GTGACAGTCGAGCCGCTCGTCCGGGCGACCGCGTTGACGAAGCGTTTCGGGTCTGTCACCGCGCTCGACGCCCTCACCGTCGACATCCCGCACGGGCGCACCGGCCTGGTCGGAGCCAACGGCGCGGGCAAGACGACGTTCTTCCGGCTGCTGCTGGGGCTCGGGCGTGCCACGTCGGGTCGGCTCGAGGTCGGCGGCCACGCGGTCGACGACGACCCGATCGGGGTGCGATCGACGATCGGCTACATGCCCGAGCACGATTGCCTGCCTCTCGACCAGACCGCCGCCGACGTGGCGGCCACCTTCGCCGAGCTGAGCGGCCTACCCCCGCGCGCGGCCCGCCAACGGGCATCCGACGTGCTCGACCTCGTGGGCCTCGACGAGGCGCGCTTCCGGCCGATCGCGGGCTTCTCCACCGGCATGCGTCAGCGCACGAAGCTGGCCCAGGCGCTCGTGGCCGACCCCCAACTCCTGCTGCTCGACGAGCCGACCGCCGGTCTCGACCCCACCGGCCGGGAGGAGATGCTGGCGCTGGTCGCACGCGTCGGCACCTTCGGGATCTCGGTGCTGCTGGCGACGCACCTGCTCGACGACGTGCAGCAGGTCTGCGACAACGTCGTGATGATCGACGGCGGGGCGCTGGTCGTCGCCGGCGCCACCGAGGGCCTCGTGCAACGGACCGGGATGGTGGTCGTCGACGTCGGCGATCGCGGGGGCGAGCTCGTCTCCGCGCTCGTCGCACGGGGCATGAACGCCACCGTGGTCGACGACACCGTCGAGGTCACCGTCACCGCGGTGGACGACGTCGACACGATCCGGGACGCCATCGCCGATCTCGGGTTGCCGCTGCACCGACTCAGCAACCGCTTCCGATCGCTCGACGACGTGTTCCTCACCGCCGCGGGGCACCCGTGA
- a CDS encoding serine hydrolase — MPARCAARVSSTSAGHSLESTRARVVTLVPLPGQPEGSPWPAPDWAEGPIPRGVDLAPLLDAAFDAGGPLSLTYAVVVIHRGRLVAERYSGVIEHWDRADEPVGPDTPLLSWSMAKSMLHAVVGVLVGERRVQTHAPAPVPQWAAPDDPRRTITLQDLLEMRDGLDFAEDYVDARASDVIEMLFGAGKDDVAAFAADRPAIAAPGLRFNYSSGSSNIVSAIVDREVGFGDRYCRFLRERLFDPIGAQSARPTLDAAGTWVASSYVHATARDFARFGYLYLRDGVWDGRRVLPDGWVDHGRRPRSVDPEDGSLYGAHWWVVGDGHGSFQASGYEGQSILVCPGLDLVVVRLGKTPSDRYPQLREWRAAVTAAFAAGDAILGG; from the coding sequence ATGCCGGCAAGGTGCGCCGCTCGCGTCTCGTCGACGAGCGCCGGTCACAGCCTTGAGTCGACGAGGGCTCGGGTGGTGACGCTCGTGCCCCTGCCCGGACAGCCGGAGGGGTCGCCGTGGCCCGCGCCGGACTGGGCGGAGGGACCCATCCCGCGCGGCGTCGACCTCGCGCCGCTCCTCGACGCCGCATTCGATGCTGGCGGCCCCCTGTCGCTCACGTATGCCGTCGTCGTGATCCATCGGGGCCGGCTCGTAGCCGAGCGCTACAGCGGCGTCATCGAGCACTGGGATCGAGCGGACGAGCCCGTCGGACCGGACACGCCGCTGCTGTCGTGGTCGATGGCCAAATCGATGCTCCACGCGGTAGTCGGCGTCCTCGTGGGTGAGCGGCGGGTGCAAACCCACGCGCCGGCGCCCGTCCCGCAGTGGGCCGCCCCGGACGACCCCCGGCGGACGATCACGCTGCAGGACCTCCTCGAGATGCGCGACGGCCTCGACTTCGCGGAGGACTACGTCGACGCGCGCGCCTCCGACGTGATCGAGATGCTGTTCGGCGCGGGCAAGGACGACGTGGCCGCCTTCGCTGCCGACCGCCCCGCGATCGCGGCTCCCGGTCTCCGTTTCAACTACTCGAGCGGCTCCAGCAACATCGTGTCGGCCATCGTCGACCGCGAGGTCGGCTTCGGTGACCGCTACTGCCGGTTCCTGCGCGAACGTCTCTTCGATCCCATCGGCGCGCAGTCGGCCCGTCCGACGCTCGACGCAGCGGGCACATGGGTCGCGTCGTCGTACGTCCACGCGACGGCTCGCGACTTCGCCCGGTTCGGCTACCTCTACCTGCGCGACGGCGTCTGGGACGGCCGACGAGTGCTGCCGGACGGTTGGGTGGACCACGGCCGGCGGCCCCGGTCGGTCGACCCGGAGGACGGGTCGTTGTACGGGGCGCACTGGTGGGTGGTCGGCGACGGGCACGGGTCGTTCCAGGCCAGCGGGTACGAGGGCCAGTCGATCCTCGTGTGCCCGGGCCTCGACCTCGTCGTGGTGCGCCTGGGCAAGACTCCCAGCGACCGCTACCCACAGCTCCGCGAGTGGCGGGCGGCGGTCACTGCGGCCTTTGCCGCGGGGGACGCCATACTCGGTGGGTGA
- a CDS encoding acid--CoA ligase, which yields MISDEVVSLGARVRRLADERPDAPAVSCDDDTRTWAALDRRSNRLARALEARGVREGGFVTIGLPNGVAFVEACVACWKLGATPQPVSSRLPAAELEAIVALAEPALVVRAEPGEVAGRACVSAETLVDEADDDGPLPDRVSPAWKAPTSGGSTGRPKLIVAGRPGLVNWLEMAFWRLDDTSTALMPGPLYHNGPFVSAFHALMAGGHLVVLPRFDALRTLEQVEAHRATWLYLVPTMMSRIWRLPEAVRTGFDVSSLETVWHLAAPCPPWLKEAWIEWLGGERIWELYAGTEAQVTTVITGTQWMERRGSVGRPINGDVRILDDDGAEVPPREVGEVFLRRLAGTDPTYRYIGAEARSRGEWESLGDLGWVDEDGYLYLADRRADMILVGGSNVYPAEVEAALDEHPHVASSAVIGLPDDDLGQRVHAIVQAPPDLDVDDLRAHLESRLVRYKLPRSFERVDEPVRDDAGKVRRSRLVDERRSQP from the coding sequence ATGATCTCGGACGAGGTGGTCTCACTCGGCGCGCGGGTGCGCCGGCTGGCCGACGAGCGACCGGATGCGCCAGCGGTCTCGTGCGACGACGACACCCGCACCTGGGCCGCGCTCGACCGTCGCAGCAACCGCCTCGCGCGCGCGCTCGAGGCGCGCGGGGTCCGCGAGGGTGGCTTCGTCACCATCGGCCTGCCCAACGGCGTGGCGTTCGTGGAGGCCTGTGTCGCTTGCTGGAAGCTGGGGGCCACGCCTCAGCCGGTGTCGTCTCGGCTCCCGGCGGCAGAGCTGGAGGCGATCGTCGCGCTCGCCGAGCCCGCGCTCGTCGTCCGGGCCGAGCCGGGTGAGGTCGCCGGCCGCGCGTGTGTGAGCGCGGAGACGCTCGTCGACGAGGCCGACGACGACGGCCCACTGCCCGACCGCGTCTCGCCGGCATGGAAGGCGCCGACGTCGGGGGGCAGCACGGGCCGGCCGAAGCTGATCGTGGCGGGCCGGCCCGGGTTGGTGAACTGGCTCGAGATGGCCTTCTGGCGCCTCGACGACACCAGCACCGCGCTGATGCCGGGGCCCCTGTACCACAACGGTCCGTTCGTCTCCGCGTTCCACGCGCTCATGGCCGGCGGTCACCTGGTCGTGCTCCCGCGTTTCGACGCGCTCCGCACGCTCGAGCAGGTGGAGGCGCACCGGGCCACGTGGCTCTATCTGGTGCCCACGATGATGAGCCGCATCTGGCGTCTCCCCGAGGCCGTGAGGACGGGCTTCGACGTCTCGTCGCTGGAGACCGTGTGGCACCTTGCCGCGCCGTGCCCGCCGTGGCTGAAGGAGGCATGGATCGAATGGCTCGGGGGCGAGCGCATCTGGGAGCTCTACGCGGGCACCGAGGCGCAGGTGACGACGGTGATCACCGGAACGCAGTGGATGGAGCGGCGGGGCTCGGTGGGGCGGCCGATCAACGGCGACGTGCGGATCCTCGACGACGACGGCGCCGAGGTGCCGCCGCGCGAGGTCGGGGAGGTCTTCCTGCGGCGCCTGGCGGGCACGGACCCGACCTACCGCTACATCGGCGCCGAAGCGCGCTCGCGCGGCGAGTGGGAGTCGCTCGGCGACCTCGGTTGGGTCGACGAGGACGGCTACCTCTATCTCGCGGATCGCCGCGCCGACATGATCCTCGTCGGTGGCTCCAACGTGTACCCGGCCGAGGTCGAGGCCGCGCTCGACGAGCACCCGCACGTCGCGTCGAGCGCGGTGATCGGTCTGCCCGACGACGACCTGGGTCAGCGCGTCCACGCGATCGTCCAGGCCCCTCCCGATCTCGATGTCGACGACCTGCGCGCCCACCTCGAGTCGCGGCTCGTGCGCTACAAGCTTCCGCGCAGCTTCGAGCGGGTCGACGAGCCCGTGCGCGACGATGCCGGCAAGGTGCGCCGCTCGCGTCTCGTCGACGAGCGCCGGTCACAGCCTTGA
- a CDS encoding MBL fold metallo-hydrolase, protein MSAPTANGHPDDHGLPPPETIEVANGVFAYVQPDGSWWINNTGFLVGADSVTAIDASSTERRTRGFLDAIGRVSPRPVRTLVNTHHHGDHTNGNCLFGDATIVAHRNCRAGVKEQRIGGLEPVFGEVEWGELTISPPTLTFAEQVELWVDDLGAEVRHIGTPAHTTGDAVVWLPEHRVLFTGDLVFNGGTPFVLMGSVAGSLVAIERLRRYQATTIVPGHGAVCDPRHLDAIDGYLTFVQRLAAEAKGAGVPPLQAAREADLGAYAEWLDAERLVGNLHRAYAELDGQPLGSPIDIVSAFIDMITYNGGRPLRCLA, encoded by the coding sequence ATGTCGGCCCCCACCGCCAACGGCCACCCGGACGACCACGGGCTCCCGCCGCCCGAGACGATCGAGGTGGCGAACGGGGTGTTCGCGTACGTCCAGCCGGACGGGAGCTGGTGGATCAACAACACCGGGTTCCTCGTCGGCGCCGACTCGGTCACCGCGATCGACGCGTCGTCGACCGAACGGCGCACCCGGGGCTTCCTGGACGCGATCGGGCGCGTCAGCCCACGGCCGGTGAGGACGCTCGTCAACACCCATCATCACGGCGACCACACCAACGGCAACTGCCTCTTCGGGGACGCGACCATCGTCGCTCACCGCAACTGCCGCGCGGGCGTGAAGGAGCAGCGCATCGGCGGCCTGGAACCGGTGTTCGGCGAGGTCGAGTGGGGCGAGCTCACGATCTCGCCCCCGACGTTGACGTTCGCCGAGCAGGTCGAGTTGTGGGTCGACGACCTCGGTGCCGAGGTGCGCCACATCGGCACGCCCGCCCACACCACCGGGGATGCCGTCGTGTGGCTCCCCGAGCACCGCGTTCTCTTCACGGGCGACCTCGTGTTCAACGGTGGAACGCCGTTCGTCCTCATGGGCTCGGTCGCGGGATCACTCGTCGCCATCGAGCGGCTCCGGCGCTACCAGGCGACGACCATCGTGCCCGGCCACGGTGCCGTCTGCGACCCCCGGCACCTCGACGCGATCGACGGTTACCTGACCTTCGTGCAACGGCTCGCGGCCGAGGCGAAGGGCGCGGGGGTGCCGCCTCTGCAGGCCGCGCGCGAGGCAGACCTCGGCGCGTACGCCGAGTGGCTCGACGCCGAGCGGCTCGTCGGCAACCTGCACCGCGCCTACGCGGAGCTCGACGGCCAACCGCTCGGCTCGCCGATCGACATCGTCAGCGCCTTCATCGACATGATCACCTACAACGGTGGGCGTCCACTGCGCTGTCTCGCGTGA
- a CDS encoding DUF1211 domain-containing protein encodes MARRRAARRQPAPRLRGARRPTARLADRHRQRLHRHDHLQRWASTALSRVTSARLEAFSDGVFAVAITLLALDLAVAGPGHGSLAHQLADHWPSFVAYVVSFFVVGITWVNHHALVDTFVKVDRKLLFLNLVLLLFVVAIPFATSTMATYLRGGGDDAHLATALYGVVLEGMGVSFAAIFVWSLRRGRRAVPLPEDAVRTAVLRFGVGSIAYLVAIGVAFLSAPVSLAIIAGLAVYYMFEQTPAT; translated from the coding sequence GTGGCTCGACGCCGAGCGGCTCGTCGGCAACCTGCACCGCGCCTACGCGGAGCTCGACGGCCAACCGCTCGGCTCGCCGATCGACATCGTCAGCGCCTTCATCGACATGATCACCTACAACGGTGGGCGTCCACTGCGCTGTCTCGCGTGACGAGCGCGCGGCTCGAGGCGTTCAGTGACGGCGTGTTCGCCGTCGCGATCACACTGCTCGCGTTGGACCTGGCGGTGGCGGGCCCGGGTCATGGGTCACTCGCGCATCAGCTCGCAGATCATTGGCCGTCGTTCGTCGCCTACGTCGTCAGCTTCTTCGTCGTCGGCATCACATGGGTCAACCACCACGCCCTGGTCGACACCTTCGTCAAGGTCGACCGGAAGCTGCTGTTCCTGAACCTGGTGCTGTTGCTGTTCGTGGTGGCCATCCCGTTCGCGACATCCACCATGGCGACGTACCTCCGCGGCGGTGGCGACGACGCGCACCTCGCGACTGCCCTCTACGGAGTGGTCCTCGAGGGCATGGGCGTGAGCTTCGCCGCGATCTTCGTCTGGTCGCTCCGACGGGGCCGCCGAGCCGTTCCGTTGCCCGAAGACGCGGTCCGCACCGCCGTCCTCCGCTTCGGCGTGGGATCGATCGCCTACCTGGTTGCCATCGGCGTCGCGTTCTTGAGCGCACCCGTGTCCCTGGCGATCATCGCGGGGCTCGCGGTGTACTACATGTTCGAGCAGACGCCGGCGACGTGA
- a CDS encoding DinB family protein, with translation MPGQAPPATDERELLLAYIAQQRDGVRNAAYGLTDEQARLTPTAGTLSIGGLVKHVAAMEQGWIDIVLQRDRGGSDDREAAYEDNFRLAPDETLAEALARFDAVAKETEAVVAGIDLDQPVPVPKGVPWFPDDVEAWSARWVLLHLIEEIARHAGHADIVRESIDGAQMYELMAAAEGWPATDWLQPWAGPPQQTPSVP, from the coding sequence ATGCCCGGACAGGCTCCCCCGGCGACCGACGAGCGTGAGCTGCTCCTCGCCTATATCGCCCAGCAGCGCGACGGAGTGCGCAACGCGGCGTACGGGCTCACCGACGAGCAGGCCCGCCTGACGCCGACGGCCGGCACGCTCAGCATCGGAGGGCTCGTCAAGCACGTCGCCGCCATGGAGCAGGGCTGGATCGACATCGTCCTCCAGCGCGACCGCGGCGGCTCGGACGACCGCGAAGCGGCCTACGAGGACAACTTCCGCCTCGCGCCGGACGAGACGCTCGCGGAGGCCCTCGCCCGCTTCGACGCGGTCGCGAAGGAGACCGAGGCGGTCGTCGCCGGGATCGACCTCGACCAGCCCGTCCCGGTCCCCAAGGGTGTTCCGTGGTTCCCCGACGACGTCGAGGCCTGGTCGGCGCGGTGGGTGCTGCTCCATCTCATCGAGGAGATCGCGCGGCACGCGGGCCACGCCGACATCGTCCGGGAGTCGATCGACGGCGCCCAGATGTACGAGCTCATGGCGGCGGCCGAAGGCTGGCCCGCCACCGACTGGCTCCAGCCGTGGGCAGGGCCACCGCAACAGACCCCTTCCGTTCCCTGA
- a CDS encoding HAMP domain-containing protein, which translates to MRFAGPRPISLRSRLAILFAAGSAMTLLLTALLLWHNLNAELNSAIDTGLEGRADDIVAVYRARGQAVPEQDAFAQVVASTGRILASSPTVRGRRLLGAQELRRARAGRITIDRAVPGLGTDARLLAVPERTGAATAVVVVGTSLETVRRAQDRLALILVVVGPTLITVLAVGGWLLAHEALRPVGRMTAEADTISLAEPGRRLRQPPGDDEIARLGRTLNTMLGRMEASFAREKAFVDDASHELRTPISILRGELELALAQPGSREDTERTLRSALEEAERLGRLAEDLLVLARSTSGDLPLRRDRVDAYAVAERMAQRLAAAGPPEVEIEGDHAAVDADLLRLEQVMTNLLTNARRFALNRVWVTIGCSGRAVEIVVSDDGPGFAALLLPVVFDRFTRSDAARGRGAGGTGLGLAIVAALVRAHGGTVEAANGAPLGGAVVRVRLPRADP; encoded by the coding sequence ATGCGGTTCGCCGGTCCGCGGCCCATCTCCCTGCGCAGTCGCCTGGCCATCCTCTTCGCGGCCGGGTCGGCCATGACGCTGCTGCTGACGGCGCTGTTGCTCTGGCACAACCTGAACGCCGAGCTCAACTCGGCCATCGACACCGGGCTCGAAGGACGCGCCGACGACATTGTCGCCGTGTACCGCGCGCGGGGTCAGGCGGTGCCGGAGCAGGACGCCTTCGCGCAGGTCGTCGCCTCGACGGGCAGGATCCTCGCGTCCTCGCCGACGGTCCGAGGTCGCCGGCTCCTCGGCGCGCAGGAGCTCCGTCGCGCCCGCGCCGGACGGATCACAATCGACCGGGCGGTGCCCGGGCTCGGCACCGACGCCCGGCTGCTCGCGGTGCCCGAGCGGACCGGCGCGGCGACCGCGGTTGTCGTGGTCGGCACCTCGCTGGAGACGGTGCGGAGGGCCCAGGACCGGTTGGCACTCATCCTCGTCGTCGTCGGGCCGACGCTGATCACCGTGCTCGCGGTCGGGGGTTGGCTCCTCGCCCACGAGGCACTGCGTCCCGTCGGGCGCATGACCGCGGAAGCGGACACCATCTCGCTTGCCGAACCCGGGCGGCGTCTCCGTCAGCCACCCGGTGACGACGAGATCGCGCGCCTTGGCCGAACGCTCAACACCATGCTCGGACGCATGGAGGCGTCCTTCGCGCGCGAGAAGGCGTTCGTCGACGATGCCAGCCACGAGTTGCGTACGCCGATCTCGATCCTGCGGGGGGAGCTGGAGCTGGCCCTGGCACAACCCGGGTCGCGAGAGGACACCGAGCGGACGCTCCGCAGCGCCCTGGAAGAGGCCGAGCGGCTCGGACGCCTGGCCGAAGATCTGCTTGTGCTGGCCCGATCGACCAGCGGCGACCTCCCGCTGCGTCGAGACCGCGTGGATGCGTACGCCGTCGCGGAGCGGATGGCGCAGCGGCTGGCTGCCGCAGGCCCGCCCGAGGTCGAGATCGAAGGTGACCATGCCGCGGTCGACGCCGATCTGCTTCGCCTCGAGCAGGTGATGACGAACCTCCTCACCAACGCCCGCCGTTTCGCGCTCAACCGGGTTTGGGTGACGATCGGGTGCTCGGGCCGCGCCGTCGAGATTGTCGTGAGCGATGACGGGCCCGGTTTTGCCGCCCTACTGCTGCCGGTCGTTTTCGACCGCTTCACCCGTTCCGACGCGGCACGCGGTCGAGGCGCGGGCGGGACGGGGCTTGGGCTGGCGATCGTCGCTGCGCTGGTGCGTGCCCACGGTGGGACGGTGGAGGCTGCGAACGGTGCACCGTTGGGCGGCGCCGTGGTGCGCGTGCGGCTGCCGCGGGCCGATCCGTAG
- a CDS encoding DUF2156 domain-containing protein — MLSRGLTDLTRLRRLRRLGALAIAAAGLVNLVSATTPPLRDRLRFVRHLIPLEVPQAAAALVALAGLGLLLLSRGLRRGQRRAWRLSIVLLAGSALLHLVKGADLEEAAIAALGAALLVHNRDAFRVASDRGSALRAFVAPAIGAAVATLVGTITVEVWSQSRTRPPVARAFVAVVERLAGLHTVALADRVGDFLDPALGAIGFGLTLGAGWLILRPLAARRRGTDDLARARAMVRRHGGDTLTYFALRDDKRHFFFGETMVAYAVFNGVCLVSPDPVGPAHERAAAWARFRAYADAHGWCVAVLGASEAWLPTYRSAGMRDLYVGDEAIVDVHRFSLAGGRAKGLRQAVNRVANHGYRVEFFDPARVSAELERSLRAMTCESRGGDAERGFSMTLGRLFDRRDQGLLLAVAFGPDGVPAAFCHYVPAAALEGYSLDLMHRTRGDHPNGVLDFVLVSTIEELRSRGMRVLGLNFATMRAVLAGESGDGVPQRLQRWLLRRLSESMQIETLWRFTAKYQPEWVPRYVAYDGLEHVLPAALAIARAESFWELPVVGRFLVPPAQPPVGVEA, encoded by the coding sequence GTGTTGAGCCGCGGACTCACGGACCTCACGCGCCTACGTCGCCTCCGCCGGCTCGGCGCCCTCGCCATCGCCGCCGCCGGGCTCGTCAACCTCGTCTCCGCGACGACGCCGCCGTTGCGCGACCGCCTTCGCTTCGTCCGCCACCTCATCCCGCTCGAGGTTCCCCAGGCGGCTGCGGCGCTCGTGGCGCTGGCCGGCCTCGGGCTCCTCCTGCTGTCGCGCGGGCTTCGCCGCGGGCAACGCCGCGCCTGGCGCCTGTCGATCGTGCTGCTCGCCGGTTCGGCGCTCCTGCACCTCGTCAAGGGAGCCGATCTCGAGGAGGCGGCCATCGCCGCGCTCGGGGCGGCGTTGCTCGTCCACAACCGCGACGCGTTCCGCGTGGCCTCGGACCGCGGGTCGGCCCTCCGGGCCTTTGTGGCGCCGGCGATAGGAGCGGCCGTCGCCACGCTCGTCGGCACGATCACCGTCGAGGTGTGGTCGCAGTCGCGGACGCGACCTCCCGTGGCACGGGCGTTCGTGGCGGTGGTGGAACGGCTCGCGGGTCTGCACACCGTCGCACTCGCCGATCGAGTCGGAGACTTTCTCGATCCCGCTCTCGGTGCGATCGGCTTCGGCCTCACCCTCGGCGCCGGATGGCTCATCCTGCGGCCCCTCGCCGCCCGGCGCCGCGGCACGGACGACCTCGCTCGGGCCCGCGCGATGGTGCGGCGCCACGGTGGCGACACTCTCACGTACTTCGCGCTACGGGATGACAAGCGGCATTTCTTCTTCGGCGAGACGATGGTGGCCTACGCCGTGTTCAACGGTGTGTGCCTCGTCTCACCGGATCCCGTCGGACCGGCCCACGAGCGCGCGGCCGCGTGGGCCCGGTTTCGCGCGTACGCAGACGCCCACGGCTGGTGTGTCGCGGTGCTCGGCGCAAGCGAGGCCTGGCTGCCCACCTACCGGTCGGCCGGGATGCGGGACCTCTACGTCGGCGACGAGGCGATCGTCGACGTCCACCGGTTCTCTCTTGCCGGCGGACGGGCCAAGGGCCTGCGTCAGGCGGTGAACCGGGTGGCGAACCACGGCTACCGGGTCGAGTTCTTCGACCCGGCCCGGGTGAGCGCCGAGCTCGAGCGCTCCCTGCGCGCGATGACCTGCGAGAGTCGGGGAGGCGACGCCGAACGCGGCTTCTCGATGACCCTCGGCCGGCTCTTCGACCGTCGCGACCAGGGTCTCCTGCTCGCCGTGGCCTTCGGGCCCGACGGGGTACCCGCCGCGTTCTGTCACTACGTACCTGCCGCCGCCCTCGAGGGGTACTCCCTCGACCTGATGCATCGGACGCGCGGCGATCACCCGAACGGTGTTCTCGACTTCGTGCTGGTGTCCACGATCGAGGAGCTCCGCTCGCGCGGCATGCGGGTCCTCGGGCTCAACTTCGCCACGATGCGAGCCGTCCTCGCCGGCGAGTCGGGCGACGGCGTCCCCCAGCGGCTCCAGCGTTGGCTCCTGCGCCGCCTGTCGGAGTCGATGCAGATCGAGACGCTGTGGCGCTTCACCGCGAAGTACCAACCCGAATGGGTGCCTCGCTACGTGGCCTACGACGGTCTCGAGCACGTGCTGCCGGCCGCGCTGGCAATCGCCCGGGCCGAGTCCTTCTGGGAGCTGCCGGTGGTCGGGCGGTTCCTCGTTCCGCCGGCACAGCCGCCGGTCGGCGTCGAGGCGTGA
- a CDS encoding response regulator transcription factor yields the protein MRILVVEDEPKMASLLKRGLEREGYAVDVARDGAEALWAADEYSYDTIVLDAMIPPPDGFEVCHRLRQKGRWAPIIMLTARDAVDDRVAGLDAGADDYLVKPFAFGELLARVRSVIRRGPVERPSVLEVDGLTLDPATREVQRNGEAIELSAKEFSLLEYFMRHPHEVLSRTQILEHVWDFAYDGTSNVVDVYVRYLRAKIDRPFGLDTIETVRGAGYRLHKAAGGG from the coding sequence GTGCGCATCCTCGTCGTGGAAGACGAGCCGAAGATGGCGAGCCTCCTCAAGCGCGGGCTGGAGCGCGAGGGATACGCGGTCGACGTCGCGCGCGATGGCGCCGAGGCGCTCTGGGCCGCGGATGAGTACTCGTACGACACGATCGTCCTCGATGCCATGATCCCGCCGCCCGACGGCTTCGAGGTCTGCCACCGGCTGCGGCAGAAGGGTCGGTGGGCCCCGATCATCATGCTCACCGCACGCGACGCGGTCGATGACCGCGTGGCGGGGCTCGACGCGGGGGCAGACGACTACCTCGTCAAGCCGTTCGCCTTCGGCGAGCTGCTCGCCCGGGTGCGCTCGGTCATCCGGCGCGGGCCCGTCGAACGCCCATCGGTCCTCGAGGTCGACGGCCTCACGCTCGACCCCGCGACCCGTGAGGTCCAGCGGAACGGCGAGGCGATCGAGCTGTCGGCCAAGGAGTTCTCGTTGCTCGAGTACTTCATGCGTCACCCCCACGAGGTGCTCTCGCGCACCCAGATCCTCGAGCACGTGTGGGACTTCGCCTACGACGGCACGTCCAACGTCGTCGACGTCTACGTCCGGTACCTGCGTGCGAAGATCGACCGGCCCTTCGGCCTCGACACGATCGAGACCGTCAGGGGCGCGGGCTATCGCCTCCACAAGGCGGCCGGCGGGGGCTGA